One genomic segment of Polyangiaceae bacterium includes these proteins:
- a CDS encoding universal stress protein translates to MAEAANRQVILVGLDDSSASERALAQALELAKGRDADVHVVHVLGGYDPFQRLEYGAHEHLVDLSGENESLAARVATLVSAWERDHGAAPPTHTEVVIGRSAKTLADLAATRGAALIVVGNRNRSKLSRAVLGSVAEELLRRSTTTVLVVREQHDTHDTPS, encoded by the coding sequence ATGGCTGAAGCTGCGAACCGCCAAGTCATTCTCGTGGGTTTGGACGACAGCTCTGCAAGCGAGCGAGCCCTGGCCCAGGCTCTGGAGCTGGCGAAGGGACGCGATGCGGACGTGCACGTCGTTCACGTGCTGGGGGGCTACGACCCGTTTCAGCGCCTCGAGTACGGTGCTCACGAGCACCTGGTCGACCTGAGCGGAGAGAATGAGAGCCTCGCAGCACGAGTGGCGACCCTAGTGTCGGCTTGGGAGCGCGACCACGGTGCCGCGCCGCCCACGCACACCGAGGTGGTCATCGGTCGATCTGCGAAAACGCTGGCCGATCTGGCCGCGACGCGCGGCGCTGCACTGATCGTCGTCGGCAATCGCAACCGTAGCAAGCTATCCCGCGCGGTTCTCGGTTCGGTGGCCGAGGAGCTGCTCCGACGCTCCACGACCACGGTGCTAGTCGTGCGCGAGCAGCACGACACCCACGACACCCCCAGCTGA
- the ftsH gene encoding ATP-dependent zinc metalloprotease FtsH gives MAQAAPRPKGDSSESPPPPSWRGWLTLALLLASFTAWQYFSARTETQPVVSYSAFYRFVEQDQLESVTLQGTRVTGVLKSEQSVDDVTVKKFQTTLPLLEDQQLLPLLREKGVKVDVRSEEQPLALQLVLSILPWVLIIGVWVWLSRRAQKMMGGANPFGGMLKGRTRRFEQEGQVKVTFENVAGLGPAKQDLREIVDFLKEPERFRRLGGKVPRGVLLVGPPGTGKTLLARAVAGEAGVPFFSINGSEFIELFVGVGASRVRELFEEAKKVAPAIVFIDEIDAVGRARGAGLGGGHDEREQTLNQLLSEMDGFSRNDLTIVLAATNRPDVLDSALLRPGRFDRRVIIDRPELAAREAILRVHTRDKPLGKDAELGELAKMTPGFSGADLANLVNEAALNATRRGAETIDGADFRGAFDKVVLGDPRETTLDAEEKHRVAVHEAGHAVVAHFSPHAEPLQRVSIIPRGMALGVTQQTPAGERHIMTQEELESRLRVLMGGYAAESEALGGISSGAANDLQKATEMAFKMVAHFGMSERIGPVYHEHKTEHPFLGQVLATEGGTSDATVHLIEQETREFLARAVEGAKRVVRQHRDVLERLVDALVTHETLEKDRLLEILGPSVQAARERPALVQSGGAHG, from the coding sequence ATGGCCCAAGCCGCGCCCCGTCCGAAGGGCGATAGCAGCGAGTCGCCCCCGCCGCCCTCCTGGCGGGGCTGGCTCACCTTGGCGCTGCTGTTGGCGTCCTTCACTGCATGGCAGTACTTCAGCGCGCGTACCGAGACGCAACCCGTGGTGTCGTACTCGGCGTTCTATCGCTTCGTCGAGCAAGATCAGCTGGAGAGCGTGACCCTGCAAGGCACGCGCGTCACCGGCGTACTGAAGAGCGAGCAGTCCGTCGATGACGTGACGGTCAAGAAGTTCCAGACCACGCTGCCGCTGCTGGAAGATCAGCAGCTGTTGCCACTGCTCCGCGAAAAGGGCGTGAAAGTGGACGTGCGCAGTGAAGAGCAACCCCTCGCGTTGCAGCTGGTGCTCAGCATCTTGCCCTGGGTGCTGATCATCGGGGTCTGGGTGTGGCTGTCGCGTCGTGCCCAAAAGATGATGGGTGGCGCGAACCCCTTCGGCGGCATGTTGAAGGGGCGCACCCGACGCTTCGAGCAGGAAGGTCAGGTCAAAGTCACCTTCGAGAATGTGGCGGGGCTCGGGCCAGCCAAGCAGGACCTGAGAGAGATCGTGGACTTCCTCAAGGAGCCCGAGCGCTTTCGACGCTTGGGGGGCAAGGTGCCGCGCGGCGTACTCCTGGTCGGTCCGCCGGGTACGGGCAAGACCCTGCTGGCGCGTGCCGTCGCGGGAGAGGCTGGCGTGCCCTTCTTCTCGATCAACGGATCGGAGTTCATCGAGTTGTTCGTGGGCGTGGGTGCGTCGCGAGTGCGGGAGCTGTTCGAAGAGGCGAAGAAGGTGGCGCCCGCCATCGTGTTCATCGACGAGATCGACGCCGTGGGTCGCGCGCGCGGTGCGGGCCTCGGTGGTGGACACGACGAGCGCGAGCAGACTCTCAATCAGCTCTTGAGCGAGATGGATGGCTTCTCCCGCAACGATCTGACCATCGTGTTGGCGGCGACGAACCGGCCGGACGTGCTGGACTCGGCGCTGCTTCGGCCCGGGCGCTTCGACCGTCGGGTGATCATCGATCGCCCGGAGCTGGCTGCACGGGAAGCCATCTTGCGCGTGCACACGCGTGACAAGCCCTTGGGCAAGGACGCAGAGTTGGGCGAACTCGCGAAGATGACGCCGGGATTTTCCGGTGCGGATCTGGCCAACCTAGTGAACGAAGCTGCCTTGAACGCGACTCGACGTGGGGCCGAAACCATCGACGGCGCGGACTTCCGCGGTGCCTTCGACAAGGTGGTGCTCGGTGATCCGCGTGAGACCACCCTCGACGCCGAGGAAAAGCATCGCGTCGCCGTCCACGAAGCCGGACACGCCGTCGTGGCGCACTTTTCTCCCCACGCCGAGCCCCTGCAGCGCGTCAGCATCATTCCCCGCGGCATGGCGTTGGGGGTGACGCAGCAGACTCCAGCGGGTGAGCGTCACATCATGACTCAAGAAGAGCTGGAGAGCCGCCTACGCGTGCTGATGGGCGGCTACGCGGCAGAGAGCGAAGCGCTCGGCGGGATTTCCAGCGGCGCCGCCAACGATCTGCAGAAGGCCACGGAGATGGCGTTCAAGATGGTCGCGCACTTCGGCATGAGCGAGCGCATCGGCCCCGTCTATCACGAGCACAAGACCGAACATCCCTTCCTGGGCCAAGTGCTGGCGACGGAGGGGGGAACCAGCGACGCCACCGTGCACCTGATCGAACAAGAGACGCGCGAGTTCTTGGCGAGGGCAGTGGAGGGCGCCAAGCGTGTCGTGCGCCAACACCGCGACGTGCTGGAGCGTCTGGTGGACGCCCTCGTGACCCACGAGACCCTGGAGAAGGACCGGCTTTTGGAGATTCTTGGGCCTTCCGTGCAGGCTGCCCGGGAGCGTCCTGCTCTCGTACAATCGGGAGGAGCCCATGGCTGA
- a CDS encoding CARDB domain-containing protein has product MAISRVWPLAIGLPLLCFTACGGDPEVTTGSGGAAGSAGAAGNATGGTGAIIDVDGGAGASGSGGGDADACSTQNCPKEQHCEIVSGAASCVPNECSDLNCGPTEECVTTANGAYCGDISCKDDVECPEGRYCDGTICVDDKCAPGARQCSGQDLLECEQNGSGFTKKFSCQSGSPYYQSVCADDGKGAADCPCEDDWDCPANTECEAGVCQGTGVAPTCSLPPEDFTNVLPSNEITWGGTFANPTAPGSPFSSSVQVVMVPLVANLDDDNGDGKIDERDFPELLFTTFCNSDFTTNGVLRAVHGGGPNKGKDFFASCGTTRWVEGDALPATCACGTADLDSTASLAVGDLDDDGTPEIVAVTEGSNSTNGAIRIYSNVGEIIATSAVIGLNGANPAPTLANLDNAGLAEIVVGRIVFTLEKDTTSGKLKFLDTFEGTGQTGANGQGPVSCVANLVGDSKQEIAAGTTLYRMPIPGGTIKKRADCVGGETGETKTFCDGQLVTVWDGQAVNGATKLPNANRQGFCAVADVLGTDQTKAPGPNNPLDGKAEVVSISNGRLYVLNGQTGELRIDRNIGQGSLGGAPNVDDFDGDGFPEIGSAFSAAYVMMDLQDTATECPTWTAVTDSNTNKPRTPPAASCQKDSDCGDTAKFACNEATSACVCLHNGWLRKTEDDSSRVTGSSVFDFNGDGAAEVIYNDECNFRVYDGLNGSVYFQQPSESRTRIEYPVVADVDNDGNAEIVFATTTESGFCSENKDSQYNAGIEVWGDKSDLWVSARRMWNQHAYHVTNITESGRIPQFEPESWLPYNGRLYNTYRSNPRSFGVAPDLTVQAIQVSSPDATCGQLSNKLNITVQIANIGDLRVGPGIVVSFHGTWNTPPLSEPLNDATNAPLTLTLSNSLEPGDVILLTASYDASNNSPGVLPDKVRVVVDDGDQARECIESNNELEQVVQAQGPEADLRVDIGKPTGCPPSLVPQVPTTVFNDGSAPASNVLVRYYAGDPNAGGQPIHDEIIPGPIAAGGNVSVTPTMTSFPSGLSVLIYAVVDPNDAIPECNDGNNKDAADGKITCGVVPQ; this is encoded by the coding sequence ATGGCAATCTCTCGCGTGTGGCCTCTAGCCATCGGTCTTCCCTTGCTCTGCTTCACTGCCTGCGGCGGCGATCCCGAAGTCACGACCGGATCCGGCGGCGCGGCCGGGAGCGCGGGTGCCGCGGGCAATGCGACCGGAGGCACCGGTGCGATCATCGACGTGGACGGCGGCGCGGGCGCGTCGGGCAGTGGCGGAGGCGACGCCGACGCATGTTCCACGCAGAACTGCCCCAAGGAACAGCATTGCGAGATCGTGAGCGGTGCCGCGAGCTGCGTGCCGAATGAGTGCTCGGACTTGAACTGCGGACCGACCGAAGAGTGCGTGACCACCGCCAACGGCGCCTACTGCGGCGACATATCGTGCAAGGACGACGTCGAGTGTCCCGAGGGCCGCTACTGCGACGGCACCATCTGCGTCGACGACAAGTGCGCGCCCGGGGCGCGGCAATGCTCGGGGCAGGACTTGTTGGAGTGCGAGCAGAACGGCAGCGGCTTCACCAAGAAGTTCAGCTGCCAGAGCGGTTCGCCCTACTACCAGAGCGTCTGCGCCGACGACGGCAAGGGCGCGGCGGACTGCCCTTGCGAAGACGATTGGGACTGCCCCGCCAACACCGAGTGCGAAGCCGGCGTGTGTCAGGGCACGGGCGTCGCGCCAACTTGCTCCTTGCCCCCTGAAGACTTCACCAACGTGCTACCCAGCAACGAGATCACCTGGGGTGGCACCTTCGCCAATCCCACCGCGCCGGGCAGTCCCTTCAGCTCCTCCGTGCAAGTCGTGATGGTGCCGCTGGTGGCGAACCTGGACGACGACAACGGTGACGGCAAGATCGACGAGCGCGACTTCCCGGAGCTGTTGTTCACCACTTTCTGCAACTCGGACTTCACCACCAACGGCGTGCTACGCGCCGTGCACGGCGGCGGGCCCAACAAGGGCAAAGACTTCTTCGCCAGCTGCGGCACCACGCGCTGGGTGGAGGGCGATGCGCTTCCGGCGACCTGCGCCTGCGGCACCGCAGATCTGGACTCCACGGCCAGCTTGGCCGTCGGCGATCTGGACGACGACGGCACGCCGGAAATCGTCGCCGTCACCGAGGGCAGCAACAGCACGAACGGTGCGATCCGCATCTACTCCAACGTGGGCGAGATCATCGCCACCAGCGCCGTCATCGGTCTCAACGGCGCCAACCCGGCGCCGACCCTCGCCAATCTCGACAACGCCGGGCTCGCGGAAATCGTCGTCGGCCGCATCGTCTTCACCCTGGAGAAGGACACGACCAGCGGCAAGCTGAAGTTCCTGGACACCTTCGAGGGCACGGGCCAAACCGGCGCCAACGGTCAGGGTCCGGTCTCTTGCGTGGCCAACCTGGTCGGTGACTCCAAGCAAGAGATCGCCGCGGGCACCACCCTCTACCGCATGCCGATCCCCGGCGGCACCATCAAGAAGCGCGCGGACTGCGTCGGCGGTGAGACTGGCGAAACCAAGACCTTCTGCGATGGACAGCTGGTCACCGTCTGGGACGGCCAGGCGGTCAACGGCGCCACGAAGCTCCCCAACGCCAATCGCCAAGGCTTCTGCGCGGTGGCCGACGTGCTCGGCACGGATCAGACGAAGGCCCCCGGCCCGAACAACCCCTTGGACGGCAAGGCCGAGGTCGTCAGCATCTCGAACGGCCGGCTCTACGTGCTCAACGGTCAGACCGGCGAACTGCGCATCGACCGCAACATCGGCCAGGGCAGTTTGGGCGGCGCGCCGAACGTCGACGACTTCGACGGTGATGGCTTCCCGGAAATCGGCAGTGCCTTCTCGGCCGCCTACGTGATGATGGACCTGCAGGACACGGCGACCGAGTGCCCCACCTGGACCGCCGTCACCGACAGCAACACCAACAAGCCGCGCACGCCGCCCGCGGCCAGCTGCCAGAAGGACAGCGACTGCGGCGACACGGCCAAGTTCGCCTGTAACGAGGCCACCAGCGCCTGCGTCTGCCTGCACAACGGTTGGCTGCGCAAGACCGAAGACGACTCCAGCCGCGTCACCGGCAGCAGCGTGTTCGACTTCAACGGCGACGGCGCCGCAGAGGTCATCTACAACGACGAGTGCAACTTCCGCGTGTACGACGGCCTCAACGGCAGCGTCTACTTCCAGCAGCCTTCCGAGAGCCGCACGCGCATCGAGTACCCGGTGGTCGCGGACGTGGACAACGATGGCAACGCCGAGATCGTCTTCGCCACCACCACCGAGAGCGGTTTCTGCTCCGAGAACAAGGACAGCCAGTACAATGCCGGCATCGAAGTGTGGGGCGACAAGAGCGATCTCTGGGTGTCCGCGCGCCGCATGTGGAACCAGCACGCCTATCACGTGACCAACATCACCGAGAGCGGGCGCATTCCCCAGTTCGAGCCCGAGAGTTGGCTGCCCTACAACGGGCGGCTCTACAACACCTATCGCAGCAATCCGCGCTCCTTCGGCGTCGCTCCGGATCTGACGGTGCAGGCCATTCAGGTGTCGAGCCCCGATGCCACCTGCGGACAGCTCTCGAACAAGCTGAACATCACGGTGCAGATCGCGAACATCGGCGATCTGCGAGTGGGCCCGGGCATCGTGGTCAGCTTCCACGGCACCTGGAACACGCCGCCGCTGAGCGAACCCCTGAACGACGCGACCAACGCGCCCCTGACGCTGACCCTATCCAACAGCCTCGAGCCTGGTGACGTGATTCTGCTCACCGCTTCCTACGACGCGAGCAACAACTCGCCGGGCGTCTTGCCGGACAAGGTGCGCGTCGTGGTGGACGACGGCGACCAGGCGCGCGAGTGCATCGAGAGCAACAACGAACTCGAGCAGGTCGTGCAAGCCCAAGGGCCCGAAGCGGATCTGCGCGTGGACATCGGCAAGCCCACAGGCTGCCCGCCGTCCTTGGTGCCGCAGGTTCCGACCACGGTTTTCAACGACGGCTCTGCGCCCGCCAGCAACGTGCTCGTGCGCTACTACGCCGGGGATCCCAACGCCGGTGGCCAGCCCATCCACGACGAAATCATCCCGGGCCCGATTGCCGCCGGGGGTAACGTCAGCGTGACGCCCACCATGACCAGCTTTCCGTCGGGGCTATCCGTCTTGATCTACGCCGTCGTCGATCCCAACGACGCCATCCCCGAGTGCAACGACGGCAACAACAAGGACGCCGCCGACGGCAAGATCACCTGCGGCGTCGTGCCGCAGTAG
- a CDS encoding PilZ domain-containing protein, whose product MTRRTNSRFEVWLPVKVDDLREGIAITHDASSTGALMLTASTLDEGAPITVAIKLPDQDVPKRVTGRVVRVEENQDDPHGLWPHRMAIEFDEPVPELEWVVDASPAAERRERER is encoded by the coding sequence ATGACTCGTCGGACCAACTCGCGCTTCGAGGTGTGGCTGCCCGTGAAGGTGGACGATCTGCGGGAGGGGATTGCCATTACCCACGACGCGAGCAGCACCGGAGCCTTGATGCTCACCGCCAGCACGCTGGACGAGGGCGCGCCGATCACCGTCGCCATCAAGCTGCCGGATCAAGACGTGCCCAAGCGCGTGACCGGTCGCGTGGTGCGCGTGGAAGAGAATCAAGACGACCCGCACGGCCTGTGGCCGCATCGCATGGCCATCGAGTTCGACGAACCCGTGCCGGAGTTGGAGTGGGTCGTCGACGCTTCGCCCGCAGCGGAGCGCCGCGAACGCGAACGCTGA
- a CDS encoding PilZ domain-containing protein, whose product MTDSDSDSGGKHLERRADRRAPLPQPVMVDCAALSQPAPAHDVSRGGLSLKADLGVDVGAVIEVYFELPIGYAVETRAEVIRRQGGITAVKFLALTREDEVALRSYCRISGLHRIPQEELTPT is encoded by the coding sequence ATGACTGACAGCGATTCCGACTCGGGTGGAAAGCACCTCGAGCGTCGCGCTGACCGTCGCGCCCCGCTTCCCCAGCCTGTCATGGTCGATTGCGCGGCCCTTTCCCAACCCGCTCCCGCCCACGACGTGTCCCGCGGCGGGCTCAGTCTCAAGGCCGACCTGGGGGTGGACGTCGGCGCCGTCATCGAAGTCTATTTCGAGCTGCCCATCGGCTACGCCGTCGAGACCCGCGCCGAGGTCATCCGCCGTCAAGGTGGGATCACCGCCGTCAAATTCCTAGCGCTCACTCGCGAAGACGAGGTTGCGCTGCGTTCCTACTGTCGCATCAGCGGCCTGCACCGCATCCCGCAAGAAGAGCTGACGCCGACCTGA